A DNA window from Thiobacillus denitrificans ATCC 25259 contains the following coding sequences:
- a CDS encoding DUF302 domain-containing protein, protein MMRPALFTLAALFASVALAAPPAEAPAEAHPQSTPWIDVTPTPYGPLMRQQAAPPPYRDYQMNRVLTPEEKQRWRELTMPVIAHMMQMDAREAMNYFAAKYKAKPGVSFDEVVESMMLRANQVNLKFVGSNLIWKEFRSVLNDETAPRIEVFSFCDIAVGRDLLRLIPEMAVFLPCRIAVMEDADKNIWVMTLDWDLIWLDQAGKQAGITPELREGARVVREKLDSVMRAGANGEL, encoded by the coding sequence ATGATGCGCCCTGCCCTGTTCACCCTCGCCGCGCTTTTCGCCAGCGTCGCGCTCGCCGCCCCGCCTGCCGAGGCGCCGGCCGAGGCGCACCCGCAGAGCACGCCTTGGATCGACGTGACGCCGACACCCTATGGCCCGCTGATGAGGCAGCAGGCCGCGCCGCCGCCGTATCGCGACTACCAGATGAACCGGGTGCTGACGCCGGAGGAAAAACAGCGCTGGCGCGAACTGACGATGCCGGTCATCGCGCACATGATGCAGATGGATGCGCGCGAGGCGATGAATTATTTCGCCGCGAAATACAAGGCCAAGCCCGGCGTTTCGTTCGACGAGGTCGTCGAGTCGATGATGCTGCGCGCGAATCAGGTCAACCTCAAGTTCGTCGGCAGCAATCTGATCTGGAAGGAGTTCCGCTCGGTGCTGAACGACGAGACCGCGCCGCGGATCGAGGTCTTCAGCTTCTGCGATATCGCCGTCGGCCGCGATCTGCTGCGGCTGATTCCGGAAATGGCGGTATTCCTGCCCTGCCGCATCGCGGTCATGGAGGACGCCGACAAGAACATCTGGGTCATGACGCTCGACTGGGATCTGATCTGGCTCGACCAGGCCGGCAAGCAAGCCGGGATCACGCCCGAACTGCGCGAAGGCGCGCGCGTCGTCCGCGAAAAACTCGACAGCGTCATGCGCGCGGGCGCCAACGGCGAGCTCTGA